The genomic interval GTAACCATTACCGCCTTTAGGAGAGGTATAGGCAAGGCAGAAGGAAAAGCCTATGTAGGAGAAGAATTAGCTTGTTCTGCTAACCTAACCTTTGCCATGGTGGAGCAAAAATAGTAATCCAGTTTAGTACTGGATTATTTTTTTTGCATGAACATACAAAATTTTACAATTAAGAGGATAAAATGACATCGACGGCGAATAAAAACAAATAAAAATCAAAATGGGGGGAATAGGGTTGGGAAAAAGGTTTGGTAAGAAGAACTTAAGTTTAGTGATAATTTTATTATTGTTGATAAGTAGTATAACAGGGGTACTAGAAGGAATAAATGCCCAAGGGGTCACATTACCTGTTACACAGCTATTAAATGGTAGCTTTGAGGTTTGGGATAATGATAAACCTACAGGATGGTATGGTGAAAAAAGCAATATACCAGTAAGAAATATTCAAAAGTATACAAACTCTGTAAAAAGTGGAGATTATTCAGTAAAGCTAGTGAATCCTGGTACTAGCTGGCAGAGATTTACAAACCAAAGCTACTCCATACAAGAAAAGGTAAAATATACAGTTGCATATTGGGTTAGAGGAAAAGGAGAAATAAGAAATAATTTTTACAGAGGAGGAACCTACTCAAGCTTCAACCCCTATATCACCATTGATACAGATGAATGGCAGAAGATCACGTGGGAATTCACCCATGATGAATCGGTAGAAGATGTAGAAATTATTATTTCCATCCGTAAAACCAATGAAGAAAAGGATCATATTCAAATAGATAATGTGGTGGTAACTTCAAATCAGGAAGCGCCGATAGAACAAAAGGAATTGAGGATTTATCATACACCTACCTCTACAGCTGCAGAAATAGGTCAGCAGATGGAAATACCCTTTCTAACCAGTGGAGGTAAAGGAGCTGTTACAACAGCTGTATACTATAAAAAGCAAAGGGATGATGTTTTTAAAAAAATACCTGCAATAGGGGATGCCAATACCTATAAAATAGCTATACCAGGATATGAAATAACAGAAGATTTTGTCTATTATATCGTGGCAACTGATGATACAGGAACAGTAAGACATCCCGAAGAAGGTATCCATACTCTAAGGGTTATATCTCCGCCAGAGCCACCTAAACCAATATCTGTAGCAGAGGCTATTGCCAATAATAGTGGGGAGGCTACAGTAGAAGGGTATATTATAGGAATTGTATTCAATGGTCCTATTTATCAGTTTCAAGAACCATTTTCCCTAGCTATCAATTTAGCATTAGGAGATTCACCAGATGAAAGGAATCCCCTGAAAATCTTACCTGTTGAATTACCTGCTGGCTTCCCATCATTAAGACCACTGCTTAATTTAAAGGATAATCCCAATAACTTAGGTAGAAAA from Natronincola ferrireducens carries:
- a CDS encoding S-layer homology domain-containing protein: MGKRFGKKNLSLVIILLLLISSITGVLEGINAQGVTLPVTQLLNGSFEVWDNDKPTGWYGEKSNIPVRNIQKYTNSVKSGDYSVKLVNPGTSWQRFTNQSYSIQEKVKYTVAYWVRGKGEIRNNFYRGGTYSSFNPYITIDTDEWQKITWEFTHDESVEDVEIIISIRKTNEEKDHIQIDNVVVTSNQEAPIEQKELRIYHTPTSTAAEIGQQMEIPFLTSGGKGAVTTAVYYKKQRDDVFKKIPAIGDANTYKIAIPGYEITEDFVYYIVATDDTGTVRHPEEGIHTLRVISPPEPPKPISVAEAIANNSGEATVEGYIIGIVFNGPIYQFQEPFSLAINLALGDSPDERNPLKILPVELPAGFPSLRPLLNLKDNPNNLGRKVRLTGQLEAYYTVPGLKGISAYEWVTEQEEDIEDEEEEEIEDEEGKEIEEEEGKEIEDEEGKEIEDEEGKEIEDEEGKDIEDEEGKEIEDEEGKDIEDEEGKEIEDEEEKEIEDEEGKEILPLHLTDIKDHWAAEYIEELVSLGVIRGYTNGSFKPNDDITRAEFVTIIVKAFGLEKKEDKLFDDTQNHWAKEYIATAQGHGIINGYNDRIFGTNDKINREQMTTILVKARDLEMVSGGRTFSDAEEISEWAAAMVETAVAHHIISGYTDGSFKPKNNTTRAEAATIVLKALKL